Proteins encoded in a region of the Pseudomonas shahriarae genome:
- the rplK gene encoding 50S ribosomal protein L11 — protein MAKKITAYIKLQVKAAQANPSPPVGPALGQHGVNIMEFCKAFNARTQGIEPGLPTPVIITVYSDRSFTFETKSTPASVLLKKAAGLTSGSARPNTVKVGTVTRAQLEEIAKTKNADLTAADMDAAVRTIAGSARSMGLNVEGV, from the coding sequence ATGGCCAAGAAGATTACCGCTTACATCAAGCTGCAAGTGAAGGCCGCTCAGGCCAACCCTAGCCCACCCGTCGGTCCAGCTCTGGGTCAGCACGGCGTGAACATCATGGAATTCTGCAAGGCCTTCAACGCCCGTACCCAGGGTATTGAGCCAGGTCTGCCGACTCCAGTGATCATCACTGTATACAGCGACCGTAGCTTCACTTTCGAAACCAAGTCGACCCCGGCTTCGGTTCTGTTGAAGAAAGCTGCTGGTTTGACTAGCGGTTCCGCTCGTCCGAACACCGTTAAGGTTGGCACCGTAACTCGTGCTCAGCTGGAAGAAATCGCGAAAACCAAAAACGCGGATCTGACTGCAGCTGATATGGATGCAGCCGTGCGTACCATCGCCGGTTCTGCTCGTAGCATGGGCCTTAACGTGGAGGGTGTGTAA
- the nusG gene encoding transcription termination/antitermination protein NusG yields MAKRWYVVHAYSGYEKHVMRSLLERVKLAGMEDGFGEILVPTEEVVEMRNGQKRKSERKFFPGYVLVQMDMNEGTWHLVKDTPRVMGFIGGTADKPAPITDKEAEAILRRVADGSDKPKPKTLFEPGEVVRVTDGPFADFNGTVEEVNYEKSRIQVAVLIFGRSTPVELEFSQVEKV; encoded by the coding sequence GTGGCTAAGCGTTGGTACGTTGTGCATGCTTACTCGGGTTACGAGAAGCATGTCATGCGCTCTTTGCTAGAGCGCGTAAAGCTGGCAGGCATGGAAGATGGCTTCGGCGAAATTCTGGTTCCCACTGAAGAAGTGGTTGAAATGCGTAATGGCCAGAAACGCAAAAGCGAGCGCAAGTTCTTCCCTGGCTACGTGCTGGTACAGATGGACATGAATGAGGGTACTTGGCACTTGGTCAAGGACACTCCTCGCGTCATGGGCTTCATCGGCGGTACCGCTGATAAGCCTGCACCGATCACTGACAAGGAAGCAGAAGCGATTCTGCGTCGTGTTGCTGACGGTAGCGACAAGCCAAAGCCGAAGACGTTGTTCGAGCCGGGTGAGGTTGTTCGTGTCACTGATGGTCCGTTTGCTGATTTCAACGGTACTGTCGAAGAAGTTAACTACGAAAAGAGCCGGATCCAAGTGGCGGTGCTCATTTTCGGTCGCTCTACTCCGGTAGAGTTGGAGTTCAGCCAGGTCGAAAAGGTCTAG
- the secE gene encoding preprotein translocase subunit SecE: MTPKAEAQSSRFDLVKWLAVVALVVVGVVGNQYYSASPILYRVLVLLALAAVAVFIGLQTVKGKSFAVLVKEARTEIRKVVWPTRQETTQTTLIVVAVVLVMALLLWGLDSLLGWLVSLIVG, from the coding sequence ATGACTCCTAAGGCTGAAGCTCAAAGCTCTCGTTTCGATCTGGTTAAGTGGCTCGCTGTCGTCGCTTTGGTGGTCGTAGGCGTTGTTGGCAATCAGTATTATTCTGCTTCGCCGATCCTGTACCGCGTACTCGTATTGCTCGCTCTTGCTGCTGTGGCCGTTTTCATTGGTCTGCAGACAGTAAAGGGTAAGTCTTTCGCTGTGCTGGTAAAGGAAGCTCGCACCGAAATACGTAAAGTCGTTTGGCCAACTCGCCAAGAAACCACGCAGACCACGCTGATTGTTGTGGCTGTTGTTCTGGTTATGGCGTTGCTGTTGTGGGGTCTTGATTCCCTGCTCGGCTGGCTTGTTTCCTTGATTGTTGGCTAA
- a CDS encoding pantothenate kinase — protein sequence MILELDCGNSFIKWRVLEASHSAVFAEGVVDSDVALLGSLHSLTGLSLQHCRLVSVRAQEETNRLAGVLVAAFGVSISCAAPSREMAGVRNGYEDYARLGLDRWLAMLGGFQLASGACLVLDFGTAATADFITADGEHLGGFICPGMPLMRNQLRTHTRKIRYDDVAAERALESLVPGRTTAQAVERGCTLMLRGFAQSQLELARSYWGEDFSVFLTGGDAELVADALPGARFVPDLVFVGLAMACPLS from the coding sequence ATGATTCTTGAACTCGACTGTGGGAATAGTTTCATCAAATGGCGAGTGCTCGAGGCAAGCCACTCAGCCGTTTTTGCTGAAGGGGTTGTTGATTCCGATGTGGCGTTGCTGGGTAGCCTTCATTCGTTGACTGGACTGTCGCTGCAGCATTGCAGATTGGTCAGCGTTCGCGCGCAGGAAGAGACGAACCGCCTGGCGGGTGTGTTGGTTGCGGCCTTTGGTGTTTCTATCAGCTGTGCTGCGCCGTCGCGTGAAATGGCCGGCGTGCGCAATGGGTATGAAGACTACGCCCGTCTAGGGCTGGATCGTTGGCTGGCGATGCTTGGAGGCTTCCAGCTAGCCTCGGGAGCATGCCTGGTGCTTGATTTTGGTACGGCGGCCACTGCCGATTTCATCACGGCTGATGGCGAGCATCTTGGAGGATTTATCTGCCCGGGCATGCCCCTGATGCGCAATCAGCTGCGAACCCATACCCGTAAAATACGGTATGACGATGTTGCTGCTGAGCGTGCGTTGGAAAGCCTGGTGCCTGGCCGTACCACTGCCCAAGCCGTTGAACGAGGTTGCACGCTCATGCTCCGCGGTTTTGCTCAGTCACAACTGGAACTGGCCCGCAGTTATTGGGGGGAAGACTTCTCGGTGTTTCTTACGGGGGGGGATGCGGAGTTGGTCGCTGACGCCTTGCCGGGCGCTCGCTTCGTTCCGGACCTGGTATTTGTTGGCTTGGCGATGGCGTGCCCTTTGTCCTGA
- the birA gene encoding bifunctional biotin--[acetyl-CoA-carboxylase] ligase/biotin operon repressor BirA, which yields MLTLLKLLKDGRFHSGEALGAALGVSRSAVWKQLQHLEIELDLTIHKVRGRGYQLASPLVLLSADEIALKSQVCAGSVFISETIGSTNAEALRLIEAGQLAPFLVLSEQQTAGRGRRGRKWVSPFAQNVYYSLVLRIDGGLRQLEGLSLVVGLAVMQTLRDFGVHGSGLKWPNDVLVGSKKIAGILLELVGDPVDVCHVVLGIGINANMQSAAEVDQQWTSIQLETGRAVDRNHLVAHLSQALQGYLDHHRDSGFSVIRQEWEQNHLWQGKAVSLIAGVNQVDGVVLGIDDQGALRLEVNGVEKIYSGGELSLRLRDDS from the coding sequence ATGCTGACGTTGTTAAAACTTCTGAAAGATGGCCGATTCCACTCGGGTGAAGCGCTAGGCGCCGCCCTGGGCGTCAGTCGTAGTGCTGTGTGGAAGCAACTCCAGCATCTGGAGATCGAGCTGGATCTGACAATTCACAAGGTCAGGGGGAGGGGCTATCAATTGGCGTCCCCGCTGGTTCTATTGAGCGCTGATGAGATCGCCCTCAAGTCACAGGTCTGCGCAGGTTCAGTTTTTATATCCGAGACCATCGGCTCCACTAATGCCGAGGCTTTGCGCCTTATTGAGGCGGGGCAGTTGGCGCCGTTTCTTGTTCTCTCAGAACAGCAGACCGCAGGAAGGGGGCGTCGAGGGCGTAAATGGGTCAGTCCATTTGCACAGAATGTTTACTACAGCCTTGTGCTTCGTATCGATGGCGGTTTACGACAGCTAGAAGGGCTGAGTCTCGTCGTGGGCTTGGCGGTGATGCAAACGTTGCGCGACTTTGGTGTCCACGGTTCGGGTTTGAAGTGGCCTAATGACGTGCTCGTTGGTTCGAAGAAGATAGCTGGCATCCTTCTTGAGTTGGTAGGGGACCCTGTTGACGTATGCCATGTAGTGCTCGGTATTGGTATCAATGCGAACATGCAGAGCGCCGCGGAAGTGGATCAGCAGTGGACATCAATACAGCTCGAAACAGGTCGTGCGGTAGACCGAAATCATCTGGTCGCACACCTGAGTCAGGCGTTACAAGGTTATCTCGATCATCATAGAGATTCCGGCTTTTCGGTAATTCGCCAGGAGTGGGAGCAAAATCATCTATGGCAGGGAAAGGCGGTGTCATTGATCGCAGGTGTTAACCAGGTGGACGGGGTTGTGCTGGGTATTGATGATCAAGGCGCTCTACGTCTCGAAGTAAACGGTGTTGAGAAAATATACAGTGGTGGTGAGTTAAGCCTGAGGTTGCGTGATGATTCTTGA
- the tyrS gene encoding tyrosine--tRNA ligase produces MKSVEEQLALIKRGAEELLVEAELIEKLKRGQPLRIKAGFDPTAPDLHLGHTVLINKLRQFQELGHQVIFLIGDFTGMIGDPSGKSATRPPLTREQVLDNAETYKTQVFKILDPAKTEVAFNSTWMDLMGPADFIRLTSQYTVARMLERDDFDKRYSTNQPIAIHEFLYPLVQGYDSVALRADVELGGTDQKFNLLMGRELQRAYGQEAQCILTMPLLEGLDGVKKMSKSLGNYVGIQEAPGVMYGKLVSIPDALMWRYFELLSFRSMDEINALRADVEAGANPRDVKIKLAEEIVARFHGEEAAASAHRAAGNRMKDGELPDDLPEIELTAGEAMPIAAVLNKAGLVKNSAVARDLLGSGGVRIDGEVVDRTFIYELGATHVCQAGKKAFARITLKSE; encoded by the coding sequence ATGAAGTCGGTTGAAGAGCAGCTAGCGCTGATCAAACGTGGTGCGGAAGAACTGTTGGTCGAGGCCGAGCTGATCGAAAAGCTCAAGCGTGGCCAACCCCTGCGTATTAAGGCTGGCTTTGATCCGACGGCACCGGATCTGCACCTGGGTCACACCGTGCTTATTAATAAGCTGCGCCAGTTCCAGGAGTTGGGGCATCAGGTGATCTTCCTTATAGGTGATTTCACCGGGATGATCGGTGATCCGAGTGGTAAGAGCGCCACGCGCCCGCCGCTGACCCGTGAGCAGGTTCTCGATAATGCCGAGACCTACAAGACCCAGGTTTTCAAGATTCTCGATCCGGCCAAGACCGAAGTGGCTTTCAACTCCACCTGGATGGATCTGATGGGGCCGGCGGATTTCATTCGCCTGACGTCCCAGTACACCGTTGCGCGGATGCTTGAGCGCGATGACTTCGATAAGCGCTACTCCACCAATCAGCCTATTGCGATACATGAGTTCCTATACCCGTTGGTTCAAGGGTATGACTCGGTAGCGTTGCGGGCGGACGTTGAGCTGGGCGGTACTGATCAGAAGTTCAACCTGTTGATGGGGCGTGAGCTGCAGCGTGCGTATGGCCAGGAGGCTCAGTGCATTCTGACTATGCCGTTGCTGGAAGGCTTGGATGGCGTCAAGAAGATGTCCAAGTCGCTGGGCAACTACGTCGGCATCCAGGAAGCGCCGGGGGTGATGTACGGCAAGTTGGTTTCTATCCCTGATGCGCTGATGTGGCGCTACTTCGAGCTGTTGAGCTTCCGCTCGATGGATGAGATCAACGCGTTGCGTGCTGACGTGGAGGCGGGTGCGAATCCTCGGGACGTCAAGATCAAGCTGGCGGAAGAGATTGTTGCGCGTTTCCATGGCGAGGAGGCTGCGGCCAGTGCTCACCGTGCGGCGGGCAATCGTATGAAGGATGGCGAGCTGCCGGATGATCTGCCTGAGATCGAATTGACTGCTGGTGAGGCGATGCCGATTGCGGCCGTCCTTAATAAGGCGGGCCTGGTGAAGAACTCGGCGGTTGCACGTGACCTTCTGGGTTCCGGTGGTGTGCGTATAGATGGTGAGGTTGTCGATCGCACCTTTATATACGAGCTGGGCGCGACCCACGTTTGCCAGGCCGGCAAGAAGGCATTTGCGCGTATTACGCTTAAATCCGAATAA